In a single window of the Limnohabitans sp. 2KL-27 genome:
- a CDS encoding PfkB family carbohydrate kinase encodes MSRLVCLGMVVKDIVFRVPKIPSLPQKLTAFELRSQFGGMAATAAAAAAALGGKVEFWGRIGDDESGQEAMHAFRRRGVEPRLSVTIGSQSPMSAVIVDEAGERMLAVYTGLLDPATDWLPLEKLQGAGAVHADFRWVEGARALYEAARAQGIPRVLDADAGNNEAVRSLIALADHVIFSERGLAEIAGDMPADQALLQVAQDAAEDPSRVMGVTLGDRGSLFCHAGRIHAFAAPRIKPTDTNGAGDVFHGAYALALARGQSWVQSVNYATTAASLKCTRDHGWDQLPDHEEVTAFMQAHS; translated from the coding sequence ATGAGCCGTCTCGTCTGTTTAGGAATGGTCGTCAAAGATATCGTTTTTCGAGTCCCCAAGATCCCTTCTCTACCCCAAAAGCTGACCGCATTTGAATTGCGAAGCCAGTTCGGCGGGATGGCTGCGACCGCTGCGGCTGCGGCGGCTGCGCTCGGGGGCAAGGTCGAATTTTGGGGGCGAATTGGTGATGACGAATCGGGCCAAGAGGCCATGCACGCATTTCGACGTCGAGGAGTCGAGCCACGATTGAGCGTCACCATCGGTTCGCAGTCGCCCATGTCCGCAGTCATTGTTGATGAAGCTGGAGAACGCATGCTGGCGGTCTACACTGGCCTGCTTGATCCAGCAACGGATTGGCTGCCGCTTGAAAAGCTCCAAGGCGCAGGTGCAGTACACGCCGATTTTCGCTGGGTCGAGGGAGCCCGTGCACTTTACGAAGCCGCACGCGCCCAAGGTATTCCGCGGGTACTGGATGCGGACGCGGGCAACAATGAGGCGGTCCGGTCCCTCATCGCACTCGCAGATCACGTTATTTTTTCCGAGCGCGGCCTGGCAGAAATAGCCGGTGACATGCCGGCCGATCAGGCACTGCTCCAAGTGGCACAGGACGCAGCCGAGGATCCGTCGAGGGTGATGGGTGTCACGTTGGGCGACCGGGGCAGCCTCTTTTGCCACGCGGGTCGCATTCATGCCTTTGCTGCGCCTCGCATCAAGCCCACAGATACCAATGGCGCTGGAGATGTTTTTCACGGTGCCTACGCATTGGCGTTGGCGCGAGGTCAGTCTTGGGTCCAGTCTGTGAACTACGCCACGACCGCGGCTAGCCTCAAATGCACGCGTGACCACGGTTGGGACCAACTGCCCGATCACGAAGAAGTGACAGCCTTCATGCAGGCTCATTCATGA
- a CDS encoding DeoR/GlpR family DNA-binding transcription regulator has product MTDALTPRSRREKILELVKQAGYMPIEALTLNFQVTPQTIRVDLNVLADEGRVVRHHGGASIPSSVTNTDYESRRSDFAGVKSSLAQAVSNTISDKSAVFMALGTTMLAMAAALSNRKGLKIITNHTEAALMLAKQPGFDVVVLGGRLDPRNLGTTGPMTLEAVANYRPDVCIFSAGGIDTEGNILDYYEHEAAIVRLMIKRSRRSILAVDHSKFGRSASVLVGNVADIHQLFTDKPPPAGIKKLLKLHKTDLIQVPQRHAGNFHGRS; this is encoded by the coding sequence ATGACCGACGCGCTCACCCCCCGTTCACGCCGCGAAAAGATTTTGGAACTCGTCAAGCAGGCGGGTTACATGCCTATTGAGGCTCTGACCTTGAATTTCCAGGTGACACCGCAGACGATCCGTGTAGATCTCAATGTGCTGGCCGACGAAGGCCGGGTCGTACGCCATCACGGGGGCGCTTCGATCCCCTCAAGTGTGACCAACACCGACTACGAATCCCGTCGATCAGATTTTGCTGGCGTCAAATCCAGTCTGGCTCAAGCCGTTTCGAACACCATCTCTGACAAAAGCGCGGTGTTCATGGCGCTGGGAACCACAATGCTGGCGATGGCTGCGGCGTTGTCAAATCGCAAAGGTTTGAAGATCATCACCAACCACACCGAGGCAGCCTTGATGCTCGCCAAGCAACCAGGATTTGACGTGGTCGTACTCGGCGGTCGACTTGATCCGAGGAATCTCGGAACCACGGGGCCCATGACCCTCGAGGCTGTAGCCAACTACCGACCAGACGTTTGCATTTTCAGCGCGGGTGGCATCGACACTGAAGGAAACATCTTGGACTACTACGAGCACGAGGCAGCCATCGTGCGCCTCATGATCAAGCGCTCGCGCCGGAGTATTTTGGCAGTGGATCACAGCAAGTTTGGCCGCAGCGCTTCAGTGCTTGTGGGCAATGTGGCGGACATCCACCAGCTTTTTACCGATAAGCCGCCGCCCGCCGGCATCAAGAAGCTCTTGAAGCTACACAAGACCGACCTGATCCAGGTTCCCCAACGACATGCAGGAAATTTCCATGGCCGCTCCTAA
- a CDS encoding aldolase, which translates to MAAPKPIDALTRPSGAFAMLAIDQRESMRAMFGEYQKTPVSDQQLTDFKLAALRALSPLASAVLIDRQFAWRQAIDQHAVAPSCGLIAAADDFIPSPNEIVSDVRIDEKVEPLSVKADGALALKLLVLWRPDESAEVRKDMVRDFIGRCRQAGLVSIIEPVSRKPRDGRAWDTNDGIQAAAEELGNLGADLYKAEVPLHGQGGERAVRGASARLNQTIKGPWVVLSSGVSPDDFPQAVEWACREGASGFLAGRAVWRNVIGSRDIPRALIDDAAVRLQRLIDVVDRVVVRC; encoded by the coding sequence ATGGCCGCTCCTAAACCTATTGATGCATTAACCCGGCCCTCGGGCGCCTTTGCCATGCTTGCGATCGACCAGCGTGAATCGATGCGCGCCATGTTTGGCGAGTATCAAAAAACACCGGTGAGCGACCAACAACTCACCGACTTTAAGTTGGCAGCGCTTCGAGCTCTTTCACCACTGGCTTCTGCTGTCCTGATAGACCGCCAGTTTGCCTGGCGCCAGGCGATCGACCAGCACGCCGTGGCGCCCAGCTGCGGGTTGATCGCTGCAGCAGATGATTTCATTCCCAGCCCCAACGAAATCGTCTCTGACGTGAGGATCGACGAGAAAGTCGAGCCGCTGTCGGTCAAGGCCGATGGTGCATTGGCACTCAAGTTGCTGGTGCTGTGGCGTCCAGATGAAAGCGCGGAGGTTCGCAAGGACATGGTGCGTGATTTCATCGGTCGATGTCGACAGGCGGGGCTCGTGAGCATCATCGAGCCGGTATCTCGTAAGCCTCGTGACGGACGAGCCTGGGACACAAATGACGGCATACAGGCCGCGGCCGAAGAATTAGGCAACCTGGGCGCTGACCTCTACAAAGCCGAGGTACCTTTGCATGGACAAGGCGGTGAACGCGCAGTGCGTGGGGCGAGCGCGCGTCTCAATCAGACAATCAAGGGGCCTTGGGTGGTGCTGTCCTCGGGCGTATCGCCCGACGATTTTCCGCAGGCTGTTGAATGGGCATGCAGGGAAGGTGCAAGCGGATTTCTGGCCGGTCGTGCCGTTTGGCGAAATGTCATTGGAAGCCGTGACATCCCGCGAGCCCTGATCGACGACGCTGCGGTGCGCCTGCAACGTCTGATCGATGTGGTGGATCGCGTGGTCGTTCGCTGCTGA